The Planococcus liqunii genome includes a region encoding these proteins:
- a CDS encoding VanZ family protein, which yields MRERLFFVLIWSLIILVATCTNDAAAFLFDQKIGFSFNLTPDFTEFLRFDDIDFSYSFYAIQKTGHFLSFALLYVLVLIWLKKRETAFMVTAAFGLFTEILQLFFERDGRLFDAGIDILGILLAYIVCRMYADGKAPVKNSYYP from the coding sequence ATGAGAGAAAGGCTGTTCTTTGTATTGATATGGTCTTTGATTATCCTTGTTGCTACTTGTACGAATGATGCAGCGGCTTTTTTGTTTGATCAAAAAATTGGATTCAGCTTTAATCTCACACCGGATTTTACAGAGTTTCTGCGATTTGACGATATTGATTTTAGCTACAGCTTTTATGCCATCCAAAAAACTGGCCACTTCCTGTCTTTTGCGTTGCTTTATGTTCTTGTCTTGATTTGGTTGAAGAAAAGAGAAACAGCTTTTATGGTAACGGCAGCATTTGGCCTTTTTACTGAAATTCTGCAATTGTTTTTCGAGCGGGACGGCCGGTTGTTTGATGCAGGAATCGATATTTTAGGAATTCTCTTAGCATATATTGTTTGCAGAATGTACGCAGATGGCAAGGCACCTGTGAAAAATTCTTATTATCCTTAA
- a CDS encoding S-layer homology domain-containing protein, producing the protein MKKALIPVAIVLSLFLSLPAANAATDLPESHPFYEEIDYLMEKGVIESYPDGTVQPDAFVTRAEAAVMFGRLKGLSSTKRATAFRDVPAEHFASGFIAEAAKAGYILGFPDGTFRPDEPVNRGDLAVMIERFFGLNFIFHFGYKDVAEKAYYHDAVCRLAASSISYGYSDNTFRPHLQATRGEFSALLARALEPEFKNDVKIGRSYQRDKTKTYTYRHEDGQLAVDRFVSVPAVIGPGTEFVWETRIGDAAYPELEYENDELFANGFPYSEQSFYLAYPVQVGKKFTASDHSSGPDFNTITGVGETVETEYKTFTNAVEVTTQDGGKYYMVEGFALVKWIEADGTVSNELIDVE; encoded by the coding sequence ATGAAAAAGGCATTGATTCCCGTTGCCATTGTGTTGTCCCTGTTTTTAAGTTTACCTGCAGCAAATGCCGCCACGGACTTGCCGGAAAGCCACCCGTTTTATGAGGAAATCGATTACTTGATGGAGAAAGGCGTTATTGAAAGTTATCCCGATGGGACGGTACAGCCCGACGCCTTCGTGACGCGGGCGGAAGCGGCTGTCATGTTCGGCCGCTTGAAAGGTTTGAGCAGTACAAAAAGGGCTACTGCATTTCGGGATGTTCCGGCAGAGCACTTTGCCAGCGGCTTCATCGCAGAAGCAGCCAAAGCGGGCTATATCCTTGGGTTTCCGGACGGGACATTCCGGCCGGATGAACCAGTGAACCGCGGCGATCTGGCGGTCATGATCGAGCGGTTTTTCGGATTGAATTTTATTTTCCATTTCGGCTATAAGGATGTCGCGGAAAAAGCTTATTATCACGATGCTGTTTGCCGCTTAGCGGCTTCAAGCATTTCGTATGGTTATTCAGACAATACATTCCGGCCGCATCTTCAAGCCACGCGCGGGGAGTTTTCAGCATTGCTTGCCCGTGCACTGGAACCGGAATTTAAAAATGATGTGAAAATCGGACGGTCCTACCAGCGGGACAAAACAAAGACCTATACGTACCGGCATGAAGATGGACAACTGGCAGTGGACCGATTTGTCAGTGTTCCTGCCGTTATCGGTCCAGGAACGGAATTTGTCTGGGAAACCCGTATTGGAGATGCCGCCTATCCGGAACTGGAGTATGAAAACGATGAGCTTTTTGCAAATGGTTTTCCTTATTCAGAGCAAAGTTTTTATTTGGCGTATCCGGTTCAAGTCGGCAAAAAATTTACAGCGAGCGATCACTCGTCCGGCCCAGACTTTAATACCATCACAGGTGTGGGCGAAACTGTCGAGACTGAGTACAAGACTTTCACCAATGCGGTTGAAGTTACAACGCAGGATGGCGGAAAATACTATATGGTGGAAGGATTCGCCTTGGTTAAGTGGATCGAAGCGGATGGGACGGTTTCCAATGAATTGATTGATGTTGAATAA
- the wecB gene encoding non-hydrolyzing UDP-N-acetylglucosamine 2-epimerase, protein MKKKIMVVFGTRPEAIKMCPLVQELQSRDGLETVVCVTGQHREMLDQVLNVFNIVPEYDLSIMKDKQTLFDVTVNILEKMKSVLEEVKPDVVLVHGDTSTTFVTALACFYLQIPVGHVEAGLRTYDVYSPYPEEFNRQAVGIVAKYHFSPTEMSKQNLVSEGKKVEDIYVTGNTAIDALNTTVREDYSHAQLDWAADSRLIMLTAHRRENLGEPMRHMFKAIKRIVDEHSDIKVIYPIHMNPVVREAANDILGHTDRVRIIEPLEVIDFHNFLSKSYLILTDSGGIQEEAPSLGKPVLVMRDTTERPEGIAAGTLELVGTNEETIYQAFKSLLEDEAKYKEMSQASNPYGDGFASKRIADILEK, encoded by the coding sequence ATGAAGAAGAAAATAATGGTGGTTTTTGGAACACGGCCAGAGGCTATCAAAATGTGCCCGCTGGTCCAGGAGCTTCAATCACGTGATGGATTGGAAACGGTTGTTTGTGTAACTGGGCAACACCGGGAAATGTTGGATCAAGTTTTGAATGTATTTAATATCGTTCCGGAATACGACCTTTCAATTATGAAAGACAAACAAACATTATTCGATGTGACCGTCAACATTCTTGAAAAAATGAAAAGTGTATTGGAAGAGGTCAAACCGGATGTAGTATTGGTTCATGGTGATACGTCTACGACTTTTGTTACGGCTTTGGCTTGTTTCTATCTCCAAATACCAGTAGGTCATGTAGAAGCCGGTCTTCGCACATACGACGTCTATTCTCCATACCCGGAAGAATTCAATCGTCAGGCAGTAGGAATTGTTGCTAAGTATCATTTCTCACCGACAGAAATGTCGAAGCAAAACTTGGTTAGCGAAGGTAAAAAAGTAGAAGATATCTATGTGACAGGCAATACAGCCATTGATGCCCTCAATACAACCGTGAGAGAAGACTATTCACATGCACAGCTTGACTGGGCAGCAGATAGCCGACTGATTATGCTGACAGCTCATAGACGAGAAAACCTGGGTGAACCGATGCGCCATATGTTCAAAGCCATCAAACGAATCGTTGATGAACATTCCGATATTAAAGTGATTTATCCGATTCACATGAATCCAGTAGTTCGAGAAGCCGCTAATGATATTTTGGGTCATACGGATCGTGTAAGAATCATTGAACCGCTTGAAGTCATCGATTTCCATAACTTCCTTTCGAAATCTTATCTGATCCTGACAGACAGTGGCGGTATCCAAGAAGAAGCTCCAAGTCTTGGCAAACCGGTATTGGTAATGCGTGATACGACGGAGCGCCCTGAAGGAATTGCGGCAGGCACTTTAGAGTTGGTCGGCACGAATGAAGAAACCATTTATCAAGCCTTCAAGTCATTACTTGAAGATGAAGCAAAATATAAAGAAATGAGCCAAGCAAGCAATCCTTACGGAGATGGCTTCGCAAGTAAGCGAATCGCAGACATTTTGGAAAAGTAA
- a CDS encoding VanZ family protein has product MAKHKKLSWIVVVLWMALIFSLSHQPASKSSEMSTGITEMIVVAAEQVVPGIAENFGQLEHIVRKNAHFFIYLILGVLAIHAFSKSGLRSFRGFSLSVVLCVLYAISDEFHQLFVDGRSGELRDVFIDSSGAIVGIAMYKITENLLKRNSQKAFEGKEVQG; this is encoded by the coding sequence ATGGCTAAACATAAAAAGCTGTCCTGGATAGTGGTCGTTCTTTGGATGGCTTTGATTTTTTCTTTGTCTCATCAGCCAGCATCTAAATCAAGTGAAATGAGTACGGGGATTACCGAAATGATAGTAGTGGCTGCAGAGCAAGTAGTGCCTGGTATAGCAGAAAATTTTGGGCAGCTTGAGCATATTGTTCGAAAAAATGCTCATTTTTTCATCTATTTGATTTTAGGGGTTTTGGCAATCCATGCTTTCAGCAAGAGTGGATTGCGTAGTTTTCGAGGCTTTAGTTTATCTGTCGTTCTTTGCGTGTTATATGCTATTTCCGATGAATTTCATCAATTGTTTGTTGATGGAAGAAGTGGAGAGTTACGTGATGTTTTCATTGACAGCTCTGGTGCAATTGTTGGTATTGCTATGTATAAGATTACAGAAAATCTACTCAAAAGAAATTCACAAAAAGCGTTTGAAGGAAAAGAAGTACAGGGATAA
- a CDS encoding glycosyl hydrolase family 28-related protein yields MAFGNKKEKQALVTANRLRKMADEVTFSERPDKTFNVKAFGAKGDDDADDWRALQQAIAFAYNAKGGGTLFFPPGQYRISKPLEVPVTDEEKAVSWVGYSDKTTIIVPSAPMDYMVRMRGGDGHIKGLTFKGSDPFNGSVQHAKVCMLASNIRNKTFSNVSFSWAKVHGLQITEEGNNNLCVFDQACKFEQNGTVVKGSDGSGSGDKISFSSFNPESNDVHVGAYIKIGSGTGSVYHINSVSRNSVSVSPALKNTFRAGTDYQIHIGSGLQTDRGSDNNVYGIYDCHFVGNAGAGLVVRGLYGHNVQGGNFDANGIAGIHIGSGMINTTPAYSNVITHAYFEANGYANVILDYPSGLSIIEPLLAEPIDGTAGGIASITSLRDQPFDYETTSVLHNGRLYHFINETTRNFASNTVETSRITVNQARSLLGPSIVNLPAPPKHRFKEELEIYVENSGGQPVQVICDYAKVNNKPGRVGVEAPAGVGYKISAYYSRSMDSWMVSHTTPMI; encoded by the coding sequence ATGGCGTTTGGAAACAAAAAAGAGAAGCAGGCACTTGTGACAGCAAATAGATTGAGGAAAATGGCCGACGAAGTGACATTCAGTGAGCGGCCGGATAAGACGTTCAATGTCAAAGCCTTTGGAGCCAAAGGCGATGACGATGCCGATGACTGGCGGGCATTGCAACAGGCCATTGCTTTTGCCTATAACGCCAAAGGCGGCGGTACGCTGTTTTTTCCGCCCGGCCAGTACCGCATTTCCAAGCCGCTTGAAGTGCCTGTTACCGACGAAGAAAAAGCCGTGTCCTGGGTCGGCTATAGCGATAAGACGACCATCATCGTGCCTTCTGCTCCAATGGATTATATGGTCCGCATGCGCGGCGGGGATGGTCATATCAAGGGGCTGACTTTTAAAGGGAGCGATCCGTTTAACGGTTCGGTGCAACATGCGAAAGTTTGCATGCTGGCGAGTAATATCCGCAACAAGACCTTTTCGAATGTGTCGTTCAGTTGGGCAAAAGTCCATGGGCTGCAAATTACGGAAGAAGGCAATAACAATTTGTGTGTTTTTGACCAAGCCTGTAAGTTCGAACAAAATGGAACAGTGGTTAAAGGAAGCGATGGCAGTGGTTCTGGTGACAAAATTAGTTTCTCCAGCTTCAATCCCGAGTCAAACGATGTCCATGTCGGCGCCTATATTAAAATTGGCAGTGGAACGGGATCGGTTTACCATATCAATTCAGTTAGCAGAAACAGCGTGAGCGTATCGCCTGCTTTGAAAAATACATTCCGCGCCGGCACCGATTACCAAATACATATTGGATCGGGTCTACAGACCGACCGCGGCAGCGATAACAATGTCTATGGCATCTACGATTGCCATTTTGTCGGCAATGCCGGAGCAGGGCTGGTAGTCAGGGGACTGTATGGGCATAACGTCCAGGGGGGGAATTTCGATGCGAACGGCATCGCCGGCATCCATATCGGTTCCGGCATGATCAATACGACTCCAGCTTATTCCAATGTGATCACCCACGCGTATTTCGAAGCAAACGGTTATGCAAATGTGATACTGGATTACCCTTCTGGCCTTAGCATCATCGAACCACTTTTAGCAGAACCTATTGACGGAACAGCGGGGGGCATTGCTTCGATTACTTCCTTACGGGACCAGCCATTCGATTACGAGACAACCAGTGTCCTCCATAATGGAAGGCTTTATCATTTTATCAATGAAACAACGCGCAATTTTGCATCCAATACAGTGGAAACCTCAAGGATCACGGTCAATCAAGCCCGCAGCTTATTGGGACCTTCCATTGTTAATCTACCAGCTCCGCCAAAGCATCGCTTCAAAGAAGAACTTGAAATCTATGTGGAAAACAGTGGGGGACAGCCTGTTCAAGTAATTTGCGACTACGCTAAAGTGAACAATAAACCTGGAAGAGTGGGTGTTGAAGCGCCAGCGGGAGTGGGCTATAAAATCAGTGCCTATTACAGCAGGAGTATGGACAGCTGGATGGTGTCGCATACTACGCCGATGATTTAG
- a CDS encoding S-layer homology domain-containing protein has translation MKKLLSPLVLVMSLLLIFPVAAAAPDLPKNHSFYDEMTYLMEKGVISGYVDGTVRPDVEVTRAQAAVMIGRLKGLDGTKKVTPFRDVKADYFASGYIAEAAEAGYLKGYGDGTFRPDAPIIRGDMALIIERVFDLAFTFSHSFKDVPENAYYAEAIRKILAANITIGYADNTFRPRLEVTRGQFSAFLARALEPKFKNDATIARSYQKDKTKTYTYQMSDGTKAVHRFVNVPNRDGLAYGFLWTVQVGNDVYEYLELENHQLFAFGYPYSEYDLALVYPVRVGKTFNTGLGDEIITNTITGINKTVRTSYGTFTNATEVTTESGLKYYMVEGFSTVKSINAQGRVESELVNVK, from the coding sequence ATGAAAAAGCTGTTAAGTCCTCTTGTCCTTGTAATGTCTTTATTGCTTATTTTTCCTGTTGCCGCTGCCGCACCGGATTTGCCAAAAAATCATTCGTTCTACGATGAAATGACTTATTTGATGGAGAAAGGTGTGATTAGCGGATACGTGGATGGAACAGTACGTCCCGATGTGGAAGTGACGCGTGCTCAGGCTGCAGTAATGATCGGGCGGTTGAAGGGCTTGGATGGCACAAAAAAAGTGACGCCGTTCCGAGATGTAAAGGCGGATTATTTTGCTAGCGGTTATATTGCAGAGGCTGCAGAAGCCGGCTATCTTAAAGGGTATGGTGATGGAACATTTCGTCCAGATGCCCCAATTATCCGCGGGGATATGGCGCTGATTATCGAGAGGGTTTTTGATCTGGCTTTTACATTCTCTCATTCGTTCAAAGATGTTCCGGAAAACGCTTATTATGCAGAAGCCATCCGTAAAATTTTAGCTGCTAATATCACAATCGGATATGCAGACAACACATTCCGCCCACGGCTAGAAGTGACTCGCGGGCAGTTTTCTGCTTTTTTAGCGAGAGCTTTAGAACCGAAATTCAAAAATGACGCGACAATTGCCCGATCGTATCAAAAAGACAAAACGAAGACGTATACCTATCAAATGTCTGATGGGACTAAAGCGGTTCACCGTTTTGTGAATGTACCGAATCGCGATGGATTAGCCTACGGATTTCTGTGGACTGTACAAGTCGGTAATGATGTTTATGAATACTTGGAACTTGAAAATCATCAACTTTTCGCTTTCGGTTATCCATATTCGGAGTATGATTTAGCGCTTGTTTATCCGGTTCGCGTCGGCAAAACCTTTAATACCGGACTTGGTGATGAAATCATAACGAACACGATCACCGGAATCAATAAAACCGTCAGAACCTCATACGGAACTTTTACGAACGCTACGGAAGTAACGACTGAAAGCGGCTTAAAGTATTATATGGTGGAAGGTTTTTCTACAGTAAAATCAATTAATGCACAAGGAAGAGTCGAGAGTGAGCTGGTGAACGTTAAGTAA
- a CDS encoding glycosyltransferase gives MTSLILIIMAFFWLLLIFYSVLTIAGIWFRITYKDLDDLDDYPSVALLIPAHNEGIVLENTLQAMARLQYKGKLDIYVLDDNSHDETAEIAQDFAQVFSRIHYIPVPPGTPSGKSRVLNYGLSISNSAYFIVYDADNEPESDALEKLVKAAEKTQGAAGAVGYVKTKNSDANILTRMISLEFQVFQLLMQCGRWKAFQLGSLAGTNMLLRRSVIEQLDGYDVFALAEDAELTVRLTAKGFLLPVVPSSRTWEQEPEQVQTFIKQRTRWLTGNIYLLEKSIQDLTHWKGKTFFLSLQHLLTYLVFVLVLLFSDIFFIMSVAGYELPNMDAPLLILWFMSYIVYTSQLLSALVVDRNVSLRNVLYIFIMYFTYAQLFVILLVRSFSIYLWSRIRGNTITWDKTKRFKGIG, from the coding sequence ATGACTTCATTGATTCTAATAATTATGGCTTTTTTCTGGCTGTTACTTATTTTTTACTCCGTTCTAACAATAGCAGGTATATGGTTCCGAATTACTTATAAGGATCTGGATGATTTAGATGACTATCCAAGTGTAGCCTTGCTGATTCCTGCCCACAACGAAGGCATTGTTCTTGAAAATACATTGCAAGCAATGGCACGGCTCCAGTACAAAGGCAAATTAGATATTTATGTATTAGACGACAACTCTCATGACGAGACTGCAGAAATCGCACAAGATTTTGCTCAGGTATTTTCAAGAATTCATTATATTCCTGTACCTCCCGGCACACCTTCAGGAAAATCAAGGGTATTAAACTATGGGTTGAGTATTTCAAATTCCGCTTACTTCATTGTTTACGATGCAGACAATGAACCAGAATCAGACGCACTCGAAAAATTGGTCAAAGCTGCTGAGAAGACCCAAGGCGCTGCCGGTGCAGTCGGTTATGTGAAAACGAAAAATTCCGATGCCAATATACTGACTCGCATGATCAGCTTGGAATTCCAAGTATTTCAGCTGCTTATGCAATGTGGCCGTTGGAAGGCATTTCAACTGGGATCACTCGCAGGTACGAATATGCTATTGCGCAGATCAGTGATTGAACAATTAGACGGTTACGATGTATTTGCCTTAGCTGAAGATGCGGAATTGACTGTCCGTTTAACTGCTAAAGGCTTCTTATTGCCCGTAGTTCCTTCTTCAAGGACATGGGAACAAGAACCGGAACAGGTTCAAACATTTATTAAACAGCGGACAAGATGGTTAACAGGAAATATATATTTATTAGAAAAATCCATACAAGACCTGACTCATTGGAAAGGAAAAACATTCTTTCTCAGTCTTCAGCATTTGCTGACCTATCTTGTTTTCGTGCTAGTTTTGCTATTCTCTGATATCTTTTTTATTATGAGCGTTGCTGGATATGAGCTTCCAAACATGGATGCTCCTCTGTTAATTCTCTGGTTCATGAGTTATATCGTCTACACCAGCCAATTATTAAGCGCCTTAGTGGTCGACCGGAATGTTTCTTTAAGAAACGTCCTGTATATTTTTATCATGTATTTTACCTACGCCCAGTTGTTCGTCATTTTATTAGTGCGAAGCTTTTCTATTTATTTGTGGAGCCGTATTCGCGGAAATACAATTACTTGGGATAAAACAAAGCGCTTTAAGGGGATTGGATAA
- a CDS encoding nucleotide sugar dehydrogenase, which translates to MSLVNVIGLGYIGLPTALMLAKSGNEVVGTDLNSKLVNSLNAGKLTFQEDGLEELFQAALANGMTFSTEYQKSDTYILAVPTPYIEESKKLDPKYVISAVNNVLDVCDKGAAIVIESTISPGTIDRHIRPIIEARGFVIGEDVHLLHAPERIIPGNMIYELEHNSRTIGADSPEVAEKIKAIYESFCQAEIVLTDIRSAEMSKVIENTYRDVNIAFANELAKICRTDDIDVYEIIKIANKHPRVNILQPGPGVGGHCISVDPWFLVGDYPDLTNLILAARKINDSMPRHVLGRIRDIMREHNITDISKIGLYGLAYKENVDDTRESPTLQLLERLDEHLAFGVKVFDPFVTERMVDHQFMNFEDFLNEVEVVVVMVGHDHIKQNMDKIEDKLVLDTKNICTFEGAYKL; encoded by the coding sequence ATGTCTTTAGTAAATGTGATTGGGCTGGGGTACATCGGCCTGCCAACAGCGTTAATGTTAGCGAAAAGTGGAAATGAAGTGGTCGGAACGGATTTAAATTCAAAATTGGTGAATTCCTTGAACGCTGGGAAACTGACGTTCCAAGAAGACGGGTTGGAAGAACTGTTCCAGGCAGCCTTGGCGAACGGCATGACGTTCAGTACGGAATACCAAAAGAGCGATACATATATTTTGGCGGTACCAACACCCTATATCGAAGAAAGCAAGAAGCTCGATCCCAAATACGTTATTTCGGCCGTGAACAACGTGCTGGATGTCTGCGACAAAGGCGCCGCCATTGTCATCGAGTCGACGATTTCTCCCGGAACGATCGATCGCCACATTCGTCCCATTATTGAAGCGCGCGGTTTTGTCATAGGTGAAGATGTGCATTTGCTGCACGCACCGGAACGCATCATTCCTGGGAACATGATTTATGAACTCGAACACAATTCGCGGACAATCGGTGCAGACAGTCCGGAAGTAGCGGAGAAAATCAAAGCGATTTATGAAAGCTTTTGCCAAGCGGAAATCGTCTTGACGGATATCCGTTCCGCGGAAATGTCCAAAGTCATCGAAAACACGTACCGGGATGTGAACATCGCCTTTGCCAACGAATTGGCGAAAATCTGCCGGACAGACGACATCGATGTGTACGAAATCATCAAAATCGCCAACAAGCACCCGCGCGTTAACATCCTGCAGCCGGGGCCAGGCGTCGGTGGGCATTGCATCTCGGTGGATCCGTGGTTCTTGGTCGGCGATTATCCGGATTTGACGAATTTGATCCTTGCCGCACGCAAGATCAACGATTCGATGCCGCGCCATGTGCTGGGCCGCATCCGTGATATCATGCGCGAACACAATATCACCGACATCTCGAAAATTGGCCTGTACGGTCTTGCTTACAAAGAAAACGTAGATGACACACGTGAAAGTCCGACCTTGCAACTTTTAGAGCGTCTGGATGAACATTTGGCATTCGGCGTGAAAGTATTCGATCCATTTGTTACAGAACGCATGGTCGACCACCAGTTCATGAATTTTGAGGACTTCTTGAACGAGGTGGAAGTGGTAGTCGTGATGGTTGGGCATGACCACATCAAGCAGAATATGGACAAAATCGAGGACAAACTGGTCCTGGATACGAAGAACATCTGCACTTTTGAAGGTGCTTATAAACTATAA